A window of Haloarcula sp. DT43 genomic DNA:
CGCGCTCTCCGAGTCGGCGACCGCCGTGACCGTGTGTCCGTACTCGGCCGAGAGTTCGAGGACGGCAGAGCCGACGTCACCGACGCCGACCACACCGACTCTCATACGTCGCCCCCGGTAATCAGTGGCTCGACCAGCCGCAGGTCCTTCTCGTCCGCTATCTCGCGGATCGATTCCAGCACTTCCGCCGTCGAGCCCGACTCGGTGGCCAACTTCAGTCGAGCGCTGGAGATGTCTGTCGCGCCCTGTGGGGCCGTGAGCGAGATGTCAGTGACCGTCGCGTACTTGGTTTCCTGAATCTGCGACAGCGTATCCGAAAGGTCAGTGTCGATGAGATGGCCGGACAGTATTATCGTGAGCCCCTCGCTGTACCGCTCGGTACCCGCCTGAATGACGTTTATCCCTGCGTCGCGGAGCCCCTCGACAATCGTCTCGAAGCGGTCCGGCGTTGCTTCGATGTCCACCTCGACGGGGATGTGCCCTCTCGGCGTCACGTTTCCCCGCTCGTGGAAAATAGAGAGGAGATTGCCGCCGTTCTCGGCGATTGGTTTCAGGGACCGAAGCAGTTCCCCCGGCTCGTCCACCAGTTCCAGCCGAAGAGTGTACGCACGGATGTCCGTTTGTGAATCATTCATCGGAGCGCCACCAGCG
This region includes:
- a CDS encoding amino acid-binding protein, translating into MNDSQTDIRAYTLRLELVDEPGELLRSLKPIAENGGNLLSIFHERGNVTPRGHIPVEVDIEATPDRFETIVEGLRDAGINVIQAGTERYSEGLTIILSGHLIDTDLSDTLSQIQETKYATVTDISLTAPQGATDISSARLKLATESGSTAEVLESIREIADEKDLRLVEPLITGGDV